The following coding sequences lie in one Ipomoea triloba voucher KIOM201701018921 chloroplast, complete genome genomic window:
- the rps4 gene encoding ribosomal protein S4, whose product MSRYRGPRFKKIRRLGALPGLTNKRPRAESDLRNQSRSGKKSQYCIRLEEKQKLRFHYGLTERQLIQYVRIARKAKGSTGQVLLQLLEMRLDNILFRLGMASTIPAARQLVNHRHILVNGRIVDIPSYRCKPRDIITSKDNQKSRALIQNSLESSPHEELPNHLTLDPSPSYKGLVNQIIDTKWVGLKINEFLVIEYYSRQTN is encoded by the coding sequence ATGTCGCGTTACCGAGGACCTCGTTTCAAAAAAATACGTCGCCTGGGGGCTTTACCAGGACTAACTAATAAAAGGCCTAGGGCTGAAAGTGATCTTAGAAACCAATCGCGTTCCGGGAAAAAATCTCAATATTGTATTCGCCTAGAAGAAAAACAAAAATTGCGTTTTCATTATGGTCTTACAGAACGACAGTTAATTCAATACGTTCGGATTGCCAGAAAAGCCAAGGGGTCAACAGGTCAAGTTTTACTACAATTACTTGAAATGCGTTTGGATAACATCCTTTTTCGATTGGGTATGGCTTCGACTATTCCTGCAGCCCGTCAATTAGTGAATCATCGACATATTTTAGTGAATGGTCGTATAGTAGATATACCGAGTTATCGCTGCAAACCCCGAGATATTATTACGTCGAAGGATAACCAAAAATCCAGAGCTCTGATTCAAAATTCTCTCGAGTCATCCCCTCATGAGGAATTGCCAAACCATTTGACCCTTGACCCATCCCCATCTTATAAAGGCTTAGTCAATCAAATAATAGATACTAAATGGGTCGGTTTAAAAATAAATGAATTTCTAGTCATAGAATATTATTCTCGTCAGACTAACTAA
- the ndhJ gene encoding NdhJ, protein MQSFLSVWLVKHGIIHRSLGFDYQGIETLQIKPEDWHSVAVILYVYGYNYLRSQCAYDVAPGGLLASVYHLTRIEYGVTRIEYGAYQPEEVCIKVFASRKNSRIPSVFWIWKSADFQERESYDMLGISYDNHPRLKRILMPESWIGWPLRKDYVAPHFYEIQDAH, encoded by the coding sequence ATGCAGAGTTTTTTGTCTGTTTGGCTAGTCAAGCATGGGATAATTCATAGATCTTTGGGCTTTGATTACCAAGGAATAGAGACTTTACAAATAAAGCCCGAGGATTGGCATTCCGTTGCTGTCATTTTATATGTATATGGTTACAATTATCTACGCTCTCAATGTGCCTATGATGTAGCACCTGGCGGACTGTTAGCTAGTGTGTATCATCTTACGAGAATAGAGTATGGTGTTACGAGAATAGAATATGGTGCATACCAACCGGAAGAGGTCTGCATAAAAGTATTTGCCTCAAGGAAGAATTCTAGAATTCCCTCCGTTTTCTGGATTTGGAAAAGTGCGGATTTTCAAGAACGAGAGTCTTATGATATGTTGGGAATTTCTTATGATAATCATCCGCGCTTGAAACGTATCTTAATGCCTGAAAGTTGGATAGGATGGCCTTTACGTAAGGATTACGTTGCCCCCCATTTTTATGAAATACAAGACGCTCATTGA
- the ndhK gene encoding NdhK: protein MNSIQFPLLDRTAKNSVISTTLNDLSNWSRLSSLWPLLYGTSCCFIEFASLIGSRFDFDRYGLVPRSSPRQADLILTAGTVTMKMAPSLVRLYEQMPEPKYVIAMGACTITGGMFSTDSYSTVRGVDKLIPVDVYLPGCPPKPEAVIDAITKLRKKISREIYQDRMKSQRANRCFTTNHKFRVGRSIHTGNYDQRFLSQPPSTSSIPTETETLFTYKNSVSSHELVNSAGFFGTK from the coding sequence ATGAATTCCATTCAGTTTCCTTTACTTGATCGAACAGCCAAAAATTCAGTTATTTCAACTACATTAAATGATCTTTCAAATTGGTCAAGACTCTCTAGTTTATGGCCGCTTCTCTATGGTACCAGTTGTTGCTTCATTGAATTTGCTTCACTAATAGGCTCACGATTCGACTTTGATCGTTATGGACTAGTACCAAGATCGAGTCCTAGACAAGCAGATCTCATTTTAACAGCAGGAACAGTAACAATGAAAATGGCCCCCTCCTTAGTGAGATTATATGAGCAAATGCCTGAACCAAAATATGTTATTGCTATGGGAGCATGTACAATTACAGGAGGGATGTTCAGTACCGATTCCTATAGTACTGTTCGCGGAGTCGATAAGCTAATTCCTGTAGATGTCTATTTGCCGGGCTGTCCACCTAAACCGGAAGCAGTTATAGATGCTATAACAAAACTTCGTAAGAAAATATCTCGAGAAATCTATCAAGATCGAATGAAGTCTCAACGAGCGAATCGGTGTTTTACTACCAATCACAAGTTTCGTGTTGGACGCAGTATTCATACTGGAAATTATGATCAAAGATTCCTTTCTCAACCACCATCTACTTCATCGATCCCTACTGAAACGGAAACGCTTTTCACATACAAAAATTCAGTCTCTTCCCACGAATTAGTGAATTCGGCAGGATTCTTTGGTACAAAATAA
- the ndhC gene encoding NdhC, translating into MFLLYEYDLFWAFLIISSLIPILAFFISGVLAPISKGPEKLSTYESGIEPMGDAWLQFRIRYYMFALVFVVFDVETVFLYPWAMSFDVLGVSAFIEAFIFVLILIGGLVYAWRKGALEWS; encoded by the coding sequence ATGTTTCTACTTTACGAATATGATCTTTTTTGGGCATTTCTAATAATATCCAGCCTTATTCCTATTTTGGCTTTTTTTATTTCCGGGGTTTTAGCTCCGATTAGCAAAGGGCCAGAGAAACTTTCTACTTATGAATCAGGTATAGAACCTATGGGCGATGCTTGGTTACAATTTCGAATCCGCTATTATATGTTTGCTCTAGTTTTTGTTGTTTTTGATGTTGAAACGGTTTTTCTTTATCCATGGGCAATGAGTTTCGATGTATTGGGTGTATCTGCATTTATAGAAGCTTTCATTTTCGTGCTTATCTTAATTGGTGGTTTAGTTTATGCATGGCGAAAGGGAGCATTGGAATGGTCTTAG